In Marispirochaeta aestuarii, the genomic window CCGCCGCAGAAAGCCTTCCAGGGCCTCCTGCAGAACAGGTTCGGAGGAATGAAGATAATAGCTTTTGGGCCGGCCGGAACTGCCCCAGCCCATATATTCCTGTTCGGGTTCACGGATCTCAGGTTTTCCTCTCAGGGCCTGCTCAATATCCCTCAGTCCGATTTGCCCCTGGGAAGCGAAAAGCAGCGGAACATCAGGACGAAGCTCCCGCAGCAGGGATTCCGTGGATGCGATCTGCTCAGATGACATCAGGTCGGTCTTGTTCAGGACCACCGCGGCGGCATACGCCACCTGCTCCCGGATCGCCTGAACGGTCCGGCTGAGAACGGGGTAGCGGGGCCCGTCGACAATGCATATGAGTCCGGCGAGTTCGATTCTGCCGGCGCTGGTTTTACTGATTCCTTCCACCATGTCTTTCAGGGTCGAGGGTTTGGAAAGGCCAGAGCACTCGGCGAGAATGAGGTCCGGACCCCTTTCGGCAAGCCGGATAAGGCTGGAGGCCAGAGGAGCTGCAAGGCAGGCACAGAAGATCTGTCCGTTGTTCAACTCGAAGATCTCCCCCGAGGCGTCCTGCACCCTGGAGGCATCTATACCCACGGCACCGAACTCGTTGATTATAAGCCCCGCCCGGCGTCCGTCGAGGCTGTCCAGCAGGCTGTTCAGGACCGTCGTTTTACCGGCGCCGAGGAAACCGGCGATAAAGTAGAGGGGAACCGGTTTCATTTTTCCAGCAGGCCCTCTATTTCCCTAAAGAGTTCATCCCGGCTGGGAATTATGGAGGAGTATTTCAATTCGCCGTTGATATAGATGCTGGGAAGCTGCTTGACCCCCATGGCACCGCAGCGGGCTATATTCTCGGGAACAGTATATTTGTACTCCACCACATCGATTCTGTCCCCGTAGTGCTCCTTGGCATCCAGGGCGGAGGCCATCATGTAGGTACAGGCGGCACAGGTGGCGGAATCCAGGGTAAAGACCTCGATAAGGGGCCTCTCCAGGTTAGGATAATCCGGCAGTTCTCCCTCGAAGACCAGGTCCTCCTTGGTGTAGTTGGCAACCATGGTTCGGGTGGCTTCCGTGTTATGGACGGCCTGTTCGGCGGCGATGGTGTTTTCGATGGGGGTGGCATAGGGCATATCGCAGCCCGGGGA contains:
- a CDS encoding CobW family GTP-binding protein, producing MKPVPLYFIAGFLGAGKTTVLNSLLDSLDGRRAGLIINEFGAVGIDASRVQDASGEIFELNNGQIFCACLAAPLASSLIRLAERGPDLILAECSGLSKPSTLKDMVEGISKTSAGRIELAGLICIVDGPRYPVLSRTVQAIREQVAYAAAVVLNKTDLMSSEQIASTESLLRELRPDVPLLFASQGQIGLRDIEQALRGKPEIREPEQEYMGWGSSGRPKSYYLHSSEPVLQEALEGFLRRAAQKAFRIKGALPARKGGYFLVDCVDENLVCDHREGESPVLGLVIIVPGDGEVAEGFASLWKDETGTEVHLR